From a region of the Teredinibacter turnerae genome:
- a CDS encoding UDP-glucose--hexose-1-phosphate uridylyltransferase has product MTIDFDPKDHPHRRFNALTGEWVLVSPHRAKRPWQGQSETLDVTERPSYATGCYLCPGNKRITGEENPNYSNTFVFSNDFAALQPNTPIMHSDDELFRLEAEQGQARVICFSPDHSKTLPELELTQIAKIVECWVEQTRELSGRYANIQVFENKGSMMGCSMPHPHGQVWAQKNMPTLVAKEHEYQSTYFEKNNRALLLDYAEREFKDGQRLVVSNDDWMVVVPWWAAWPFETLVLPRFSVQKMVDLNSSQQLSLADVVRQITIRYDNLFNMSFPYSMGWHGAPIDGEEHPAWQLHGHFFPPLLRSATVRKFMVGYEMLAESQRDLTPEQAADKLRSLPSGHYKAALASEVSHD; this is encoded by the coding sequence ATGACTATTGATTTTGATCCAAAGGATCACCCACATCGCCGTTTTAATGCGCTAACCGGGGAGTGGGTGTTGGTATCACCACACAGGGCTAAGCGCCCCTGGCAGGGACAGTCTGAGACTCTAGATGTTACCGAGCGCCCTAGCTATGCCACAGGTTGCTACTTATGTCCGGGAAATAAACGCATAACTGGAGAAGAGAACCCAAACTACTCGAACACGTTTGTTTTTTCGAACGATTTTGCCGCTCTCCAGCCGAATACACCAATTATGCACAGCGATGACGAGCTATTTCGCCTTGAAGCGGAGCAGGGGCAAGCTCGAGTGATCTGCTTTTCACCCGATCACAGCAAAACACTTCCCGAGTTAGAGCTTACTCAAATAGCAAAGATTGTTGAATGTTGGGTAGAACAAACACGGGAGCTCAGTGGTCGCTACGCCAATATCCAGGTTTTCGAGAATAAAGGTTCTATGATGGGGTGTTCTATGCCGCATCCGCATGGCCAGGTATGGGCGCAGAAGAACATGCCGACCCTTGTCGCGAAAGAGCATGAGTATCAATCTACTTACTTTGAGAAAAACAACCGCGCGCTATTGCTGGATTATGCGGAGAGAGAATTCAAAGACGGCCAACGACTTGTGGTGAGTAATGATGACTGGATGGTTGTGGTTCCCTGGTGGGCGGCTTGGCCGTTTGAGACCTTGGTGTTGCCGCGCTTTAGCGTCCAAAAAATGGTAGATCTTAACTCAAGTCAACAGTTGTCGCTGGCAGATGTAGTCCGGCAAATTACCATCCGATACGATAATTTATTTAATATGTCTTTTCCCTATTCAATGGGTTGGCACGGTGCGCCAATCGATGGAGAGGAGCATCCTGCCTGGCAGCTGCACGGCCATTTTTTTCCGCCTCTTCTGCGCTCGGCTACCGTGAGAAAATTTATGGTGGGTTATGAAATGCTCGCCGAATCACAGCGCGATTTAACGCCCGAACAAGCTGCAGATAAGCTGCGATCTCTGCCCTCCGGCCATTACAAGGCAGCATTAGCCAGCGAGGTGAGCCATGACTGA
- the galK gene encoding galactokinase — translation MTEVAPDVRAAQAHEKHFSKSAERIFRAPGRVNLIGEHTDYNDGFVLPAALNYFTAIAASKREDRVVEAIALDENGSRVKFSLDEPVARDAGAPWSNYLRGVVVELLDAGYQLCGANIVIAGNVPLGAGLSSSAALEIVSAAALTGLSGEAISGVQAALFGQAAENNFCGCSCGVMDQLASALCEPQKAMLLDCRSLQTHMVDLPAKLSLVIINSNVKRGLVDSEYNMRRQQCETVASYFGVDALRDLSLEQLVANKAHIEVLPYKRAYHVITENRRTLDAADALSQGDITALSKLMVESHESMRDDFEITVPEIDILVDMINQVLMGRGAARMTGGGFGGCVVALVPRELENSVIQSVNEQYFSKTGLQPEIHICQATAGAFTSLAEG, via the coding sequence ATGACTGAAGTAGCACCTGATGTGCGAGCAGCCCAGGCACACGAAAAACACTTTTCTAAATCGGCTGAACGTATCTTTAGGGCACCGGGCCGCGTAAATTTAATTGGTGAACACACCGATTATAACGATGGTTTCGTATTGCCTGCGGCATTGAATTATTTTACTGCAATCGCGGCATCGAAGCGCGAAGATCGAGTGGTCGAGGCAATCGCACTCGACGAAAATGGATCGCGCGTAAAGTTTAGTCTGGACGAACCTGTTGCGCGGGACGCTGGTGCCCCCTGGAGTAATTACTTGCGTGGTGTGGTTGTTGAATTGCTGGACGCGGGCTATCAGCTATGCGGTGCAAATATCGTTATTGCTGGCAATGTACCCTTAGGTGCAGGATTGAGTTCATCGGCTGCGCTTGAAATTGTTTCTGCCGCAGCGCTTACCGGACTCAGTGGTGAAGCCATTTCTGGGGTTCAGGCAGCACTATTTGGACAGGCCGCCGAAAATAATTTTTGTGGTTGCAGCTGCGGTGTTATGGATCAACTGGCGTCTGCCTTGTGCGAGCCCCAAAAAGCCATGCTTTTAGATTGTCGCTCCCTGCAAACGCACATGGTCGACCTACCTGCTAAGTTAAGCCTCGTCATCATTAACTCTAATGTGAAGCGTGGTCTGGTGGACAGTGAATACAATATGCGCCGTCAGCAATGTGAAACCGTAGCCTCGTATTTTGGTGTCGATGCACTAAGAGATCTCTCGCTAGAACAGCTTGTTGCGAATAAAGCGCACATTGAAGTCTTGCCTTACAAGCGTGCATACCATGTGATTACAGAAAATCGACGCACACTGGACGCTGCTGATGCGCTGTCGCAAGGGGATATAACTGCGCTAAGTAAACTAATGGTTGAATCGCACGAATCGATGCGTGACGATTTTGAAATTACTGTTCCAGAGATTGATATTTTAGTAGACATGATCAACCAGGTGCTGATGGGAAGGGGTGCGGCAAGGATGACTGGTGGTGGTTTCGGAGGTTGTGTTGTCGCACTGGTGCCTCGCGAACTGGAAAACAGCGTTATTCAATCAGTGAACGAACAGTATTTTTCTAAGACTGGCTTGCAGCCGGAAATTCATATTTGCCAGGCTACCGCTGGCGCATTTACCTCACTTGCGGAGGGTTGA